A DNA window from Salvia splendens isolate huo1 unplaced genomic scaffold, SspV2 ctg264, whole genome shotgun sequence contains the following coding sequences:
- the LOC121789518 gene encoding senescence-specific cysteine protease SAG39-like has protein sequence MALASSWKLLIASIVLLQLCNSLASARTVPDASMVEMHEKWMLENGRVYKDEAEKAKRFNIFKENAEYIESFNEEGGRTYKLAINKFADLTNDEFKNSRNGFMMPSHSKSPKVSSSFRYANVSAAPAGVDWRKKGAVTAIKDQGQCGCCWAFSAVAATEGINQIKTGNLISLSEQQLVDCDTSEDEGCNGGLMDDAFQYIINNKGLTTEKNYPYQGVDGTCNSKKESSDAARITGYEDVPANSESSLLKAVANQPVSVAIDASGSDFQFYSSGVFTGECGTDLDHGVTAVGYGAASDGTKYWIVKNSWGTSWGENGYILMQRDIGAAQGICGIAMQASYPTA, from the exons ATGGCTTTGGCTTCTTCTTGGAAGCTTCTTATTGCATCAATCGTGCTGTTACAACTCTGCAATTCTCTAGCATCGGCTCGAACAGTGCCTGATGCATCCATGGTAGAGATGCATGAGAAATGGATGTTGGAGAATGGCCGTGTGTACAAAGATGAAGCGGAGAAGGCCAAAAGATTCAATATATTCAAGGAGAATGCTGAGTATATTGAGTCGTTTAACGAGGAAGGTGGTCGGACTTACAAACTTGCCATCAACAAATTTGCTGATCTAACGAATGATGAATTCAAGAATTCTAGAAACGGATTCATGATGCCTTCTCATTCAAAATCGCCTAAGGTTTCTTCGTCGTTTAGGTATGCAAATGTGAGTGCAGCTCCCGCTGGCGTGGATTGGAGAAAGAAAGGAGCCGTTACAGCTATAAAGGATCAAGGCCAATGTG GATGTTGTTGGGCATTTTCAGCGGTTGCAGCTACAGAAGGAATCAACCAGATAAAGACAGGGAATCTAATCTCGCTATCCGAACAACAACTTGTTGACTGTGACACAAGCGAGGACGAGGGCTGCAACGGTGGACTAATGGATGACGCGTTTCAGTATATCATTAACAACAAAGGCCTAACAACCGAAAAAAACTACCCATACCAAGGAGTGGATGGCACGTGCAACTCGAAGAAGGAATCATCTGACGCAGCCAGGATCACAGGGTACGAGGATGTGCCTGCCAACAGTGAATCGTCTCTGCTCAAAGCAGTGGCGAATCAGCCAGTATCGGTGGCTATTGATGCGAGTGGTTCGGACTTCCAGTTCTATTCGAGTGGAGTCTTCACTGGCGAGTGTGGGACGGATCTAGACCATGGAGTGACTGCAGTTGGATATGGGGCGGCCAGTGATGGGACCAAGTATTGGATCGTGAAGAACTCGTGGGGAACGAGCTGGGGCGAAAATGGATACATCTTGATGCAGAGGGATATTGGAGCTGCACAAGGTATCTGTGGCATTGCCATGCAAGCTTCATATCCAACTGCTTGA